The Pseudodesulfovibrio sp. S3 nucleotide sequence TGAGCTATAGCTTTTAGGGGTAATGACCGTCGTGACCAGAAGCGCGAAGATCTGGTCCGGCGCAACGAAAGGATTCGCATCCCCAAGGTGCGGGTCGTGGATGATGACGGCGAACAATTGGGTGTGCTGGCAACTCGTGACGCGCTTGACCGCGCTCGGGAAAAGGGCCTTGATCTTGTGGAGGTCGCGCCCAATGCCGATCCGCCCGTTTGCAAGATCATGGATTACGGAAAGTTCAAGTACCAGCAGCAGAAGAAGCTGCAGGAAGCCAAGAAGAAACAGACCGTAATCAAGATCAAGGAAGTCAAATTCCGGCCCAAGACCGATGAGCACGATTACCAGACCAAGCTCAAACAAATTGTAAAGTTTCTGGATGGCGGAGATCGCTGCAAGGTGACCATCTTCTTCCGGGGACGCGAGATTGTCCACAAGGACCGCGGGCTGACCATGCTCGAAAGGGTCGTGGTGGATACTCAGGACATCGCTAAAGTCGAGAGCAAGCCCATGTCAGAAGGACGGACCATGACAATGATGCTTGCCCCCGTAAAAAAATAGAGACTTGAGACAGGGACATGATCCCTTTCTAGGAGGATACTATGCCTAAAATTAAAACTCGCCGTGCAGCTGCCAAGCGGTTTTCCAAGACCGCTACCGGCAAATTCAAGCGCCGCCGCAAAAACTTGAGGCACATTCTGACCAAGAAGAATGCCAAGAGAAAGCGTCGTCTGGGACAGTCCACCACCGTGGACAGCACCAACATGAAGGCTGTTCGTCGTCAGTTGCCCAACGGCTAGCAATCCGACTGAATACGCCTGCTGGTCGCGTTCAAGAGAGACAGGGATTGGCCTTGTCCCGCACGTAGCGCCAGTTCGGCTCAGACGAGATGCCCCGTTGAATCACATTAATCTTTAAAGCAATCCGCCTCGCTGGGGGAGTCCGTCCGGCCCGGGAGGTAAGTTAAGAGATGGAGGTTTTACCATGAGAGTAAAGCGTGGAGTCGCCGCCAAGAGGCGTCACAAAAAGTATCTGAAAATGGCCAAGGGCTACCGGGGCGCTGGTTCCCGTTTGTATCGTACCGCCAGAGAGCGTGTCGAAAAAGCCCTGTGCAATGCTTATAAGGACCGCAAGCGCAAGAAGCGTGAGTTCCGCAAGCTGTGGATCATGCGTATCAACGCCGCCGCCCGCATCAAC carries:
- the infC gene encoding translation initiation factor IF-3, producing MAFRGNDRRDQKREDLVRRNERIRIPKVRVVDDDGEQLGVLATRDALDRAREKGLDLVEVAPNADPPVCKIMDYGKFKYQQQKKLQEAKKKQTVIKIKEVKFRPKTDEHDYQTKLKQIVKFLDGGDRCKVTIFFRGREIVHKDRGLTMLERVVVDTQDIAKVESKPMSEGRTMTMMLAPVKK
- the rpmI gene encoding 50S ribosomal protein L35, encoding MPKIKTRRAAAKRFSKTATGKFKRRRKNLRHILTKKNAKRKRRLGQSTTVDSTNMKAVRRQLPNG
- the rplT gene encoding 50S ribosomal protein L20; this translates as MRVKRGVAAKRRHKKYLKMAKGYRGAGSRLYRTARERVEKALCNAYKDRKRKKREFRKLWIMRINAAARINGVSYSRLMNGLKLAGIELNRKVLADMAVRDPQVFAKIAEAAKAKVS